The genomic segment gtgattgaCTTAAAAATCATGGAAAATGTCGTAAAACGAGGCAcagctcgcttaacaactgcctctcttagcaacagaaatttgaggctcaatGTAACCTTAATCAAGGACTACATttaaaatgagccgaggtggcgcagtggttagggtgcagtactgcaggccactttagctgactgtgatctgcagttcagcggttcaaatctcaccggctcaatttcgactcagccttccatccttccgaggtgggtgaaatgaggacctggactgtgggggcaagttgctgactcaatttgctaaataatttgtaaactgcttagagagagctgaaagccctataaagcggtatataagtctaatgaatgaatgaatgaatgaatgaatgaatgaatgaataaataaataaataaataaataaataaataaataaataaatatttgtttcctTAGAGAAGCTGAACAAGGTGTTGCTTTGCATGGGACAAAAATGTGAGTGGAAGtcccttaaagaaaaaaaaaactgatttcttAATCCATCCCCACTTCCACCTGGACGATGGAAGCAGTCAGCATATGtcatgatttcttttttatatatatatttttcagcCTGCGGCAAATTGATGAAAATCACTGGTCCCATTACAGTCAAGACATCTGGAACCCGATTTGGAGCTTGGATGACAGATCCATTAGCATCCGAGAAAAACAACAGAGTAGGTGACTTATATTCTCTCATGCTGGGAGCCGTGAAGGGATTCTTCTGGCTGATTTATTATCCCTGAAATTCTAAATAGAATGAATGGCAGTGTGAAAGTGTTTTTAAATAAACAGGCAAATAAGCTTGTCTTAAACTTTAATGCCTGCTACACTTAAAGTTTATTCTGACTAGCGAGGTTCCCCAAAGCTCGGGCGAACCCTGGTTACAGAGATCCATTTGACTGGAGATGAACTAAGGCCATCTGCATGCAAAGCATGCTTTCTACATCTAATCTCGTTTTCCTTCCCGGTGCAGCTTGATTGCCAGAGAGAAATAAATCTTTTCTGTATCTGTAAGTCTAGCAATGGGGTGCAGTTTTCACACCCATAATCATCATGCCAAATGGAAATGGAATCTTGATTGAGGGGGACAGATGAGAGGGGCTTCTTATTTCAACTTTGAATGCTAAAGTAGAAATCTGCAGGAAAACATTGCAATATATTCTCACCTACTCATTGGAGTGGACCTGTTTAGTAGAAGAGCCAGTCGTGGCCTCCTCTACAATACATAATGAATTCAATCAGTCCacctctccttctgtctcttcatTTTTCTGTTCCAGTTGACATTTATGGACATCCTGTGATGTTCAGTTCTTACTACCCCATTTCAGCAAGGAGAATTtacattagtgtgtgtgtgtataatatatatatatatatatatatatatatatactatatatatatatatatagtatgtatgtatgtatgtatgtatgtatgtatgtatgtatgtatgtatgatatgtatatgtatatgtatatgtatatgtatatgtatatgtatatgtatatgtatatatgtgttatatttgtgctgataaataagcggagactagtatagatctatttcaagcttgaaatagatctatactagtctccctttatttatttatcagcacaatatacacaaaatgtgtaacaaaggcaaccgtaaaaatattgggttctgtcgtgatggactcttgtgacgagccgatggacagataatggaagctgttagcttcctcccataattggggcttaccagggttgtgacactaatatatatgtatgtatgtatgtatgtatgtatgtatgtatatgtatgtgtatgtctatgtgtatatatatatgtatgtgtgtgtatatatatatatatcctaggAGCCttcttccaggcaggaaaccatttttgtgttgcatttgtgctgataaataaataaaggtttcctgcctggaaaTCTCCTAgcgtggagctgaaaggcaaaagggaagcagtatgctccctccctaTTTGAgtataccaggtgctttgatataacagatagatagatggatggatggatggatggatggatggatggatggatggatgatagatagatagatagatagatagatagatagatagatagatagatagatagatagatagatatatagatgttagatggatggatggatggatggatggatggatgatagatagatagacagacagatagacagacagatagatagatagatgatagatgatagatagatgatagatgatagatggatggatggatggatggatggatgggatggagaggagggggagaatggAAATGGATTGATCATATAGCACAAAGGACTGAAACGTTGGGTAACTTTTTGCATCCATTCTTGAACAATTTGGCTTTCTTTTGCTACGGAAATAAGTCAAAATATGTGTGGCAGGGAGATGGGtaatatgtatttaaaaatagtgtattgatttgatttttccaAAGCACGTGTTTTCTTCTCACTTCAGGTCTGGTATATGGACAGTTACACCAACAACAAAATTGTCCGCGAATACAAATCCATAGCAGATTTTGTCAGCGGCGCAGAGTCCAGGACATACAATCTCCCTTTCAATGGGCAGGAACCAATCATGTTGTCTACAACGGTCTCTCTATTTCAACAAGTATCAGAGCAACATCATCATCAAGTATAAGCTTTGATATGGGCAGGTGCTTGCTCAGCGCAGCCTGGAGTACGCTGGCTTTCACAACGTCTACCCTTACACCTGGGGGGCTTCTCGGATATCGATCTGATGGCCGACGAGATAGGTCTGTGGCTGTCTACGCAACCAATCAGAACGCCGGCAACATTGTCATCAGTCAGCTGAACCAGGATACCTTAGAAGTGATGAAaacctggagcaccgggtaccccAAGCGAAGCGCCGGGGAGTCTTTCATGATCTGTGGCACCTTGTACGTCACCAATTCCCACTTAACCGGAGCCAGGTCTACTATTCGTACTCGACAAAAACCTCCACGTATGAATATACAGACATACCTTTTCACAATCAGTATTTCCATATATCACGCTTGACTACAATTCCAGAGATAGAGCTCTCTATGCCTGGAATAATGGGCACCAAGTCCTATTCAACGTCACTCTTTTCCACATTATTAAAACAGAAGATGACACATAGGTGTCACCACGACCACCAAGAAAGAGTGTCATTGTGCCGAACTCAAAAGCATCCTGCCGagtttcttttcaattctttttttctttctttctttctcagtaaAAATGAATGGAGGAGGATTTTTCTACAATGTAATGTATTCCGAATATGGCaaagtctttcttttaaaaaaaatgacctagTTCATCCTACAGGTATCTTTCTAAACAGTATACAAAGCCTGCTGTGACTTTGTCATGGGAAGTATtaaatgcttatttcaggggaaAGACATTGTTTTAAGAAACACGAACAAAATTAATGATCTGCCTTATATTAGAATCAGAGACTTAACGGTGGTGTAAAACTGCATGAATGTCTTTTTCTAccatcatcattttttaaaaaataaataaataaattgctcaaCGTTAAAGTATATTTGGGCAATCATCTAAGGGAAAATTGAGAAGAATTCTTTGGGGCAAAGGTGTGCATTTTtaaagcagtgttccaaaattaaCCTGTTATGGATTGGGTTACTTTAAAGGTAGAAAGAGTAAAAATCCCATTGGCTATTACACAATTTCAGATGCGGTGCTGTACAGTCTGTTTTTAATCTCTTGCAAGCAGTTTCTCAATGATCTGTATTTATACCATTGTGTCTGCCACTGTGTACCTGTATCTCTTCACTTCTGTGaaagttaattattttttataaaatacaattGAAATTTAATCATAAAACCTGATTATGGCCCGTTCTTTTAATCATGTAAATTAGAGAATTCAGTCTTCACTTCAGAATCAAAAACTGGGATAGTGCCCTGTGCCAGGTGTGGTCCTAGCATTTTCCAAAGCTAACTGACTCTGAGAACTGATTATCAGGATGTCTTGCCTGGTATGTCAATGATATTTGTGCCCAATATTTCTGGAAGGGAAACCCACAGCCATGAGAAAAGTGATATGTCTGGCTCCAATTTTACATCTTGCAACATAGGAGGAATTGTAGACTACATTCATATGGAAAACCAAGAGTTACAGCATAACGAAAGCAGACTTTTGCTAGGTACAAAGCAGATTCAGTAGTGTTAtcacccagcaggagccgttggagctgccaccagactccaacagcgaggggccctatgagtcggctctggaggatgtggaggaccctggacagggttccaattcCGAGCAGGGGCacgagaggctggttggccaccaggaggcacctgagccttggaccagtgggtaggagacaagggagagtgaaccGGGACactagtagtgagttgttcctggatgcccgtcACCGAGGaggctaataggcatcaggaacagttgcacagttacaggaggtaattgcactcagctggtggtcattaggctcctctccagactataaaaagactgcttgtgcacacgcccctcttgcagaagtcaacgcaggaactaatgttggatgaacagtattgtgagcttggtaggctggattgctgcaggGCTTATCCGTGctgattgctgcccaagcttgtctgtgccagtttgctgccaggacctgtctgtctgttactTAATGCTGTAACATAtcttggcttggagtgtgttggtgtgggatgaggggggtcagag from the Thamnophis elegans isolate rThaEle1 chromosome 5, rThaEle1.pri, whole genome shotgun sequence genome contains:
- the OLFM3 gene encoding LOW QUALITY PROTEIN: noelin-3 (The sequence of the model RefSeq protein was modified relative to this genomic sequence to represent the inferred CDS: inserted 6 bases in 6 codons; substituted 1 base at 1 genomic stop codon), which encodes MSPSLLKLGAVLSTMAMISNWMSQTLPSLVGLNTTRLSTFNKLTQISPKEGWQVYSSAQDPDGRCICTVVAPEQNLCSRDAKSKQLRQLLEKVQNMSQSIEVLNLRTQRDFQYVLRMETQMKGLKAKFRQIEDDRKTLMTKHFQELKEKMDDLLPLIPVLEQYKTDAKLITQFKEEIRNLSSVLTGIQEEIGAYDYEELHQRVLSLETRLRDCMKKLTCGKLMKITGPITVKTSGTRFGAWMTDPLASEKNNRVWYMDSYTNNKIVREYKSIADFVSGAESRTYNLPFXWAGTNHVVYNGXLYFNKYQSNIIIKYKLXYGQVLAQRSLEYAGFHNVYPYTWXGFSDIDLMADEIGLWXVYATNQNAGNIVISQLNQDTLEVMKTWSTGYPKRSAGESFMICGTLYVTNSHLTGAXVYYSYSTKTSTYEYTDIPFHNQYFHISXLDYNSRDRALYAWNNGHQVLFNVTLFHIIKTEDDT